In Dromiciops gliroides isolate mDroGli1 chromosome 4, mDroGli1.pri, whole genome shotgun sequence, one DNA window encodes the following:
- the S100A5 gene encoding protein S100-A5 encodes METPLEKALTTMVTTFHKYSGKEGSKLTLSRRELKELIKKELCLGEKMQESGIDELMKSLDRNSDQEIDFKEYSVFLTTLCMAYNDFFLEENK; translated from the exons ATGGAGACTCCTCTTGAGAAGGCCCTGACAACCATGGTCACCACTTTCCACAAATATTCTGGGAAGGAGGGCAGCAAATTGACCTTGAGCAGGAGAGAATTGAAGGAGCTGATCAAGAAGGAGCTCTGCTTGGGGGAG aAAATGCAGGAGAGTGGCATCGATGAACTGATGAAAAGCCTGGACCGGAACAGTGACCAGGAGATTGATTTCAAAGAATATTCTGTGTTCCTGACCACACTGTGTATGGCCTACAATGACTTCTTcttggaagaaaataaataa
- the LOC122753133 gene encoding protein S100-A6-like has translation MTTQLTEAISSLLTVFLKYSSREGNKLSLCKKEVKELIENELTLGSPTDADDIAALMEELDQDKDQEVNFQEFVSFLGSLVMAYSDLLKGE, from the exons ATGACGACCCAGTTGACGGAAGCTATTTCTAGTCTTCTCACCGTCTTCCTCAAATATTCAAGCAGGGAGGGTAACAAACTCAGTCTTTGCAAGAAGGAGGTGAAGGAATTGATCGAAAACGAACTCACCCTTGGGTCT ccaacaGATGCAGATGACATTGCAGCACTGATGGAAGAACTGGATCAGGACAAAGATCAGGAAGTGAACTTCCAGGAGTTTGTCTCTTTCCTGGGATCCTTGGTCATGGCCTACAGTGACCTGCTGAAGGGAGAGTAA